The genomic interval TATTGCTATGAGTACAACCCTGCCTGAAAAGGTACAAGATAATATAGATATGATTTACAAAGAGATACCAGCAGCATTTTGGCTGGAGCTCGATAAAATAAAAAACTAATGTTAACACTACAATTGTTAAGTCCTGGAAATTTTCAATATAAAAACCTCCCCATGCCCGAAAGGGGGGCTGGTCATGCCCTTATCAAGTTAAATAGGGTAGGTATTTGTGGAACGGACTATCACGCCTATACCGGCAATCAGCCTTTTTTTCTTATCCCCGGATATTAGGTCATGAAATTTGTGGAACGGTAGCAGCAATAGAGGATAACGGGTCTTTCAATGAGGGAGACCTGGTCACCATTTTACCTTACCTCAACTGTGGTAAATGTATCGCTTGCAAGAATAACCGTGAAAATTGCTGTACCCATCTCAGTGTTTTGGGGGTTCATCAGGATGGTGCATTGAGCGAATTTATCAGTGTACCAACGCAGTTCCTCATCCCGTCAAGGGGGCTGGGTGCAGATGAGCTTGCGTTAGTAGAACCGCTGGCTATAGCTGCCCATGGTGTTGCAACTGCACAGGTATCGCCGGGAGAAACGGTACTCGTGCTTGGTGCAGGCCCTATAGGAATTGGGACGGCTGCAATCGCTAAAATAAAGGGTGCTAAAGTCATTTTGGCAGATTTTAATAAAACAAGGCTGGATTATTGCGCCAGCCAGCTCGGAATAAGCCTGCTGATTAACCTTAGTGAAGAGGACATGCGTTCAGGCATTTGCCGTTTGCTTGGTGAAGAATTTCCCCTTGTCATTATCGATTGCAGCGGAAATTTACAGGCCATTAACGGGGCGCTGAATTTTCTGGCCCACAGCGGACGCATTGTGCTGATTGGTCTTCAAAAACAGGAAATCGTTTTAAGTCATCCGGAATTTCATAAAAGGGAAGCTTCGTTAAAAAGCAGCCGGAATGCCCTTCGGGAAGATTTCAACTTTGTTATAGATTGCCTTTTGGAAAATAAAATTCCCGTCAGCACATTTATTAGTCATCGCGTTAAATTTCAGGATTTGGCGCATGACTTTCCAACACTTTCCGATCCAAAGCAAATGGTTATAAAAGCGATGGTGAATTTTGATTAAATATGTCAAAACCAAAGTTTGGCCTCTATTTATCCTGGATTTATTGAAGGCACTTGATCAACATAACTTTATTTGTTACGGTTAAAACAGTTTTTGAGCGGGTACCAGCTGGAGCAAAATCCGGAATCGCTATATATTCATCAACTAAATGATGCTCTGAATGCTAATGGTGAAAGATTGGTTTTCGCTTTAAACAACTTATTGAAAGATTGTGAATGCTCAAAGCCAAGCTGGTAAGCAATCTCGCTTACAGATAAATTTGTTGTAGAAAGCTGTTGTTTAGCCTTTTCAATAAGCTTCTGATGGATATGTTGCTGTGCGGTCAGCCCGGTGAGCGTTTTAAGAAGTCCGCTTAAATAATCAGGCGATACATGAAGATGTTCCGAAAGATAAGTAACGGTCGGCAATCCACCATTCCTGGCATTTACATCATTAAAATACTCTACTAGTTTTTCGTTAACGCGATCCAGTAGCTCGTGACTGGTTTTCCTCCTGGTCATAAACTGCCGCTGATAAAAGCGGTCCGAATAGTTCAGCAACGATTCCATCTGGTTGATAATGATGTCATGGCTGAACTTATCCATATTGTTGTGATACTCCTGTCTGATGTTACCCACGCTCTGCATCAGGGTCGCTTCTTCTTTATCTGAAAGGAACAAAGCTTCATTGACTGCGTAGTCAAAAAAACCGTACTGTCCGATCTTCTTAGCCAAAGGTGTGTTCCAGAGAAAGTCGGGATGGAAAAGCAGCAACCAGCCTGATTGCTCAGGACTTGCGTATTTCTGCGGATCAAAACTACTGATCTGGCCGGGTGACATAAAACTAAGTACGCCTTCGTCAAAATCATAAGATTGCTGCCCGTATTTGAATTTAACAGGAGACTGGAAGCCTCTTTTAAGAGAAATGTTATAGAAGCCATTGATCACACTACCCGGTATCCCTGCTGGTATATGCTCAAACGGTTTGATGTCAATAACGCTGATCAGCGGATGCCCGGGCGCCGGAGCACCCAGGATCTTATGAAAATCACTGATCGTTTTGATCTGGTATGGCTGGTTTTTTTCCATCATGCAAGTTGATTATTTATTTTGATAATTTTTGACTGCCTGTGCTACAGCTTGTTTATAGGATAGTGGTTTGCGCGGCAATAGTTTCCTGATTGCCGATGGGTCACCGGTCAGGTCTTCGCCCAATCCGCCCAGTGCCCCTTTGATGGCTCCCTTTGGTGATCTGGTTATACGTTCTATTAATGGCGCAGCAAAGCGTAAAAGGCCAAGTGGAATATGTACTTTCCTAGGATGAGCATGACCAACGACGTCTGCCGCTTCATCGATCAGCTGATCACCCGTTAATATATCATCACTGCCCACTTCATAGCACTGCCCATAAGCTTTCGGTTCTTGTAAAACACCTTTCAGGTTATAAACCAGGTCGTCAATGGCAATGCTCCGAAACTTGTTCCGGCCGTTCCCTATTACAAAAGCGATGCTTTTTTGCGCATTTGCCAGCACCATATTAAATCCCTGTCCGCCAATCCCTACGATCATGCCCGGCTGGATCACGGTCACATCCAGACCACTGTTCAAAAGATATTGTTGTGTTTTCCAGCGACCACCGGTCCAGGTGTCTTTGGCATCAGCAGAAATGCCCAGGGAAGTAACGTAGATAATGCGGTGCACACCATGCATTCTGCAGCCTTCCACAATATTATTCAGCGCGTTCATTTCGATTTCCATAAAACCCTGCTCTGCTGTGCCTTTGTGCTGAGGCGCCAGGGTGTGGATGGAAACATATACTGCATCCACAGACTCAAGCGCATGCTGCACAGATTCAGAATCTGTGAAATCGCCTTTGACGATCTCGCAGCCATCATGTTGCGCTAATTCCTTTAATTTATCCGGGCTACGTGCAAGGCAGCGTACGGTATAACCTTCGGCTAATAACTGGTTTGTTAAGTAACCGCCAATAAACCCTGATGCACCAATAACTAAAATCCTTTTCATAATTAATTTATTTGTTGAGGTAAAGGTCTTCACAAATGAGGTGCAGAATGTGTCCAAATCAGGTTAGGTTGTAGCCGAAACTGGTAGGAGGGAGTCCGGCAGATTTATAGCGTATCAATTCACAAGTTGGTTCAGAGGCGCTGATTTCCAGGAATGGGATTCTACATCGAAATTCTGAAACCAGATGACGATTTTGTAACTTACCATTATGCTGCTACCCAAAACTATAAGAAATATTAAGCGTGTTGTTCCTTTCGGAGTATTATGGTTTATTTTCGGCCTTATTTATATCATGCTGGAGAAAGGGATTATTGGAAACCTGGACCATTATCCCTCTACGGGCGTCGATTACGACTTTGTAAGAAACATTCTTTTAGTCCCATTATCAGGCCTGATGATGGGACTATTGACCGGGATAATGGAAATTGGTTATTTCCATAAGTGGTTTATCAAAAACAGTTTCACTAAAAAGATCATCTTCAAATCCCTTATTTATCTGGTCATTGTGATCGTGTTCCTGATCATTATTACTTTCACCAACACCTTGTATACCTATAACGTACATTCTATCAGAGGTTTGGCATCGCCGGCATGGGCATTTTTCACCAACTATGCCGTGATCGGTATTATGGTTTACATTGCCTCAATAATTGTGATTACCCAATTATACGCTGAATTCAGCCAAAGCATTGGAGTGGGCACATTGAGTAATTTTTTCCTGGGGACTTATCATCACCCGGTAGAAGAAGAAAGGATATTTATGTTTCTGGATATGAAGTCTTCCACTACGATTGCGGAAAAATTGGGTCATGTGAGATATTTTCAAATGCTAAAGGAGTACTTCTCCGATCTTTCGGTCGCTGTTATTGACTATGCAGGCACCATCTATCAATACGCGGGTGATGAGATGATTATCAGCTGGAAATTAAAAGAGGGATTAAAAAATAGTAACGGTATTGAGTGTTTTTTTGCTATGAAACGCGCTTTGGAAATGCAGGCTGAAAAATATAATAGCCAGTTTGGATTATTACCGGACTTTAAAGCTGGTTTGCATTGTGGAATGGTAACTGCCGGGGAGATCGGATCGCTGAAAAAAGAAATCATCTTCACTGGGGACGTCCTTAATACTTCAGCAAGGATTCAGGGACTTTGCAATCATTACCAGGCTGATTTGCTGATATCAGAAGATCTGGCACAATTGCTTCGGCTTCCGGCCAAATACGAAATGAGATCTGTTGGAAAAAACTTATTAAAAGGCCGGGTCAGGACCATGGAGATATTTGCTGTTTCAATGGAATAACCTACTGAACTTATATATGGTGAAAAGGAGCTGTTTTCACCATATATAAGTCAGGCAGAATGGCTGCGGTATATGATCAGGAAATTATACATCCTGAGCTGTTTAAAAGTAGCGTTAAACTTTGGGCAAACTGTAACCGTTGTGATACTGGGCCAGCAGGTATTTATCGTTGATCTGCTGGTCTGTAAATTGGTGTTTGGCATTGTCCCATGATAATTTTTGTCCGCTTCTGAAGGCAAGGTTTCCCATTTGGGCAACGGTAGCTACATGCGCTGCATCTTGTATAGCGCAGTTCAGTTCTGCTTTTTTTCTGGATCTGACCACACTGAAGAAATTGACCATATGATTGTCCAGTCCATTATCTGAGGATTTAACAAAGGGCTTGCTAACTTTATTGCCGCTTATCTTCTCTTCAATAACTTCCCAGCCTTCCCTGTTGAGGATCAGCGTGCCGTTGTTACCAATATAGGCAATCCCATGGTTGCGGTTATAAGAGCCGTTATCAATGCCCATGGCAGAATCCCATACCATGTTGAACTTGTCAAACTCATATAAGGTAGTCAGCGTATCAGGAGTTTCTTCATAAAGATCGGGATAGGCAAAGCGGCCACCTAATGCAGATATGGTTTTTGGTACAGGTGAATTCATACCCAGCAAGCCATAATCCAATAAATGCACTCCCCAGTCGGTCATTAACCCACCGGCATAATCCCAGAACCAGCGAAAATTGAAGTGGTATCTGCTGGCATTGAATGCTCTTTTATTCGCCGGGCCAAGCCACATGGCATAATCGACGCCAGCAGGGGGTAAGGTATCCGGTACTACGGGAGCAGGTTTCATCCAGCCCTGGTAACACCATACTTTTACAGTTCTGATATTTCCCAGCTGGCCGCTCTTTACGAAATCAACAGCATCTTTAAAATGTTGCTGACTGCGCTGCCATTGACCTGCCTGTACCACCTTATTGTATTTTTCCTGCGCTTTGACCATGGTACTGCATTCGACAATAGAGTTGCCGACCGGCTTTTCAACATATACATCTTTACCCGCCTGTACTGCATGAATCATCATCAGGGCATGCCAGTGATCAGGTGTCCCGATAATTACTGCATCGACATCTTTATTATCGAGCAGCGCACGATAATCTTTATATCTTTTTACTTTTGCGGCGTCAACATTCATCGACTTTAATTCGGCCATCCTTTCATCAAGCACATTGGCATCACTGTCACACAGGGCGATCAGGTTTACTCCCGGTACTTTGAGGGCCGCTTTGAGGTCAGACCATCCCATGCCTTTGATTCCTATTACCCCAATATTGATCTGGTCGTTTGCGCCAATAGTCTTATTGAAAAGGGCATAGGCAGGATTGTCTAAGGCAGAAAGCAGGGCAGTGGTTCCTACTGCGGTTGCAGCGTAGTTAAGGAAATTTCTACGGTTTAACATTTAATTTGGTTTACGGTTCATACTGCAAGTAAATTACGAAATAATTAGTAGAGTATCCGGGATATATCGTTAAAATTAATAAGAATGTTACCCATATCTGTTTCCTTTATAGAGGAGTGATCCCATTTTGTTATTCCATATTTTTCCACCGTTACCTGATCATATCAACCATCCAATTAAATGCATATTAAATTCTAAAAAATTAATTACATTTGTAGACCGACCAGTCAGTCGATTTAATTTTAGTCTATATGAAATTTAAAAAATTAGGAAATTCAGGGCTAGTAGTTTCTGAATTTTGCTTAGGAACTATGACATTTGGGGATCACCCAGTTTACAAAGAATTAGGAGGGTTAAATCAATCGGATGCAGATCAGCTAATGAAGCATGCAATAGATGCTGGAATTAATTTTATTGATACCGCTAATGTATATAGCGGAGGACGATCTGAAGAAATTACCGGACAGGCTATCAAGAATCTGGGAGTTGACCGGGATTCATTAGTATTGGCAACTAAGGCAAGGTCAGCAATGGGCCCGGGGATAAATGATAAAGGTTTATCTCGCAAGCACCTTATGCAACAGATAGACGCAAGTCTTCGACGCTTAGGGACAGATTATATTGATCTCTATCAGATGCATTCTTATGATCCATTGACGCCTGTTGAAGAAACTCTTGATGTCATGGATGATTTAGTAAGAAGTGGCAAAGTGCGTTACATTGGAGCAAGCAATGTTCCAGCATGGTTTCTATCTCAGGCACTATCTTATTCAAAATATAACCGCATAGAAAAGTTCATATCGCTTCAGGCTTACTATACCATTGCTGGAAGGGACATTGAACGGGAGATTATTCCATTGTTAGTTAATCAAAATGTTGGATTAATGGTATGGAGTCCACTTGCAGGAGGATTATTAAGTGGTAAATATTCTAGATCCGGGGATAACGATTCAGGAAGGCGTAAAACTGTAAACTTCCCATTGGTTAATTCCGAAAGGGCATTTAACATACTAGATATCCTTCATGTGATGGCTAAAGAAAAAAACGTTTCTGTTGCCCAGCTTTCCCTTGCCTGGTTACTCCACCAACCCGCGGTGACAAGTATTATTATCGGGGCAAAAAAACAAGAACAATTATCTGATAATCTTAATGCAGCGAATGTTAAATTCACAACAGAGGAGTTGAATACACTTGATAAGATCAGTCAATTGCCGGCAGAATATCCCGGATGGATCCTGGAATATACAAAGGCCGACCGCAAGCTGTAATAAGTAATGATAGAAATGTTCTAACTTTGGCAGTAATGACTGACAATATATCCAAGAAAGAAAAAATTATTATCGCCGCAATTGATCTCTTTGTGGACCGTGGTTTTGATAAGGTTGCAACCGCTGATATTTCAAAGTCTGCAGGAGTAGCTACTGGTACCCTTTTTCACCATTTTTCTACCAAGGATGATATTATTATATCAAGCTATGTATACGCCAAGCGTAATTTTATAGCCCAGACAAAAACTAATGAAACCGCATGTGATGTTAGAGAGCACCTGCGGCGTATGTGGAATAACCTAATAGAATGGTCTTTGGCGCATAAAAATGAATTTGGCTTTATTCAGCAGTTTGTTAACTCAGCTTATTATAAAAAGCAGATTATGCAGGAGGATGATACCTGGCTTGAATTACTTCACTGGTGGAAAGTAGCTATCTTGAATAAGCAGATCAAGGACGTTCCTGTTGAATTTCTTATTAAAATGTTTAGCACCTTACTGTATAGTACTATTGACTTCCTTATTCACAATCCACAGGAAAAAGAGAAATATTTTCAAGTTTCTTTCGCTTTATGTTGGGATATGGTTCGTATAAATACAGATGAAACAAAATAATTGAAAAGCTCCAGTAACCAGATAGGTAGGTGATGACATTATTATTATTTACTGATCATTTGACAATACAAAGTCAGTGCCTCACTATTCCAGCGTTAAATAATAGTAATTAAGCTGAGTGTTTTATAAATATGGAGATTCAATTACATTACTTAACAGTATTACTGTGTTTTAGAGATTTTAATTGTTCTTTCTACTCCTTTAAGCGCTTTTCATTGATGGAATAATTCTTAATGAGGTGATCTTTTAAAATTCTGTTGCCTAAATACGGAATTGTGTTCCTTTTTTTGAGCTTACAAGGTACCCAACAGATAGGGGCATATCCAGGTTATAAAACTTCAAATTTCTTTTTCCTTCTTGTTGAACTACCGAGAAAAGCTCGGTAGTTGATTTATCATCTAATTCGCCGTCGTTTATCGTCAATTGTCGTTTTGCCATTTTTGGTTTCATAAATAATTATCTGATCATTCTGCATTTTTTCTATGTCAATTACGTTCAGGCAAACTTATATCTAATTCTAAATAGGGTGGTTAAATCTGTTTTGGAAGAAATCCTGAAATTTTGCTTGGAGCGGCTCGACTCCGGAATAGGGTAGAAGCCTTCTCTAAAGCATTTAGAGAGTTTTTTTTGTTTTCGCCTGCTTAATAGTGTGCCTGTATCGATGGAAAATATGAGCCAGGGTCGCGATATTCAACCAGACCTTTAAACTCATTTATTAAATATCATGCTTTGATCATAAAGGGGAGAGTTGAAAAAATTGTGATAAATGTCACTTTCAGATTGTGTCATATGACTTCGTTGCAGTATTCCAGCTATACCCACTTTTGTTCAGTCACCCGGAAGTACGGATGCAGAAACTGAAAGTTAAAAATATAACAGCTCATTAAAATCATGAAAAACTTAAAAGAACCCCTTTATTACCAGGATGCTTCAACATTAGCTGAACTGATACGTAACCGCGAGATCTCACCTGTGGAAGTAATGAAAATACACCTGGACCGTATAGAAGCACTGAATTCATCTATTAATGCGATCGTTACGGTTGCCGGCGGTGCACTTGAGGCAGCAAAGGCAGCAGAAACCGCGGTAATGAGAGGGGATTCTATTGGGCCCCTTCATGGAGTGCCGTTCACGGTAAAGGATTCAATCGACACCGCAAATGTCCTTACCCAGCGGGGCTCGCCTATTTTCAGAGGCCGGGTGCCTGAAACCGATGCGACCAGTGTAGCGCGTATGAAACAAGCAGGCGGTATCCTGCTGGCAAAAACTAACCTTCCTGAATTCTCCTATTGGATCGAAAGCGACAATTTATTAAGCGGGAGGTCTAACAACCCATGGGACCTGACCCGTACACCGGGTGGTTCAAGTGGAGGCGAATCAGCAGCTATTGCTGCGGGTATGTCGCCGCTGGGTATTGGAACTGACCTCGCTATTTCTGTACGTGGCCCTGCTGCCCAA from Pedobacter sp. WC2423 carries:
- a CDS encoding zinc-binding dehydrogenase, whose amino-acid sequence is MLGAGPIGIGTAAIAKIKGAKVILADFNKTRLDYCASQLGISLLINLSEEDMRSGICRLLGEEFPLVIIDCSGNLQAINGALNFLAHSGRIVLIGLQKQEIVLSHPEFHKREASLKSSRNALREDFNFVIDCLLENKIPVSTFISHRVKFQDLAHDFPTLSDPKQMVIKAMVNFD
- a CDS encoding helix-turn-helix domain-containing protein, translated to MMEKNQPYQIKTISDFHKILGAPAPGHPLISVIDIKPFEHIPAGIPGSVINGFYNISLKRGFQSPVKFKYGQQSYDFDEGVLSFMSPGQISSFDPQKYASPEQSGWLLLFHPDFLWNTPLAKKIGQYGFFDYAVNEALFLSDKEEATLMQSVGNIRQEYHNNMDKFSHDIIINQMESLLNYSDRFYQRQFMTRRKTSHELLDRVNEKLVEYFNDVNARNGGLPTVTYLSEHLHVSPDYLSGLLKTLTGLTAQQHIHQKLIEKAKQQLSTTNLSVSEIAYQLGFEHSQSFNKLFKAKTNLSPLAFRASFS
- a CDS encoding SDR family oxidoreductase, which gives rise to MKRILVIGASGFIGGYLTNQLLAEGYTVRCLARSPDKLKELAQHDGCEIVKGDFTDSESVQHALESVDAVYVSIHTLAPQHKGTAEQGFMEIEMNALNNIVEGCRMHGVHRIIYVTSLGISADAKDTWTGGRWKTQQYLLNSGLDVTVIQPGMIVGIGGQGFNMVLANAQKSIAFVIGNGRNKFRSIAIDDLVYNLKGVLQEPKAYGQCYEVGSDDILTGDQLIDEAADVVGHAHPRKVHIPLGLLRFAAPLIERITRSPKGAIKGALGGLGEDLTGDPSAIRKLLPRKPLSYKQAVAQAVKNYQNK
- a CDS encoding adenylate/guanylate cyclase domain-containing protein, with amino-acid sequence MLLPKTIRNIKRVVPFGVLWFIFGLIYIMLEKGIIGNLDHYPSTGVDYDFVRNILLVPLSGLMMGLLTGIMEIGYFHKWFIKNSFTKKIIFKSLIYLVIVIVFLIIITFTNTLYTYNVHSIRGLASPAWAFFTNYAVIGIMVYIASIIVITQLYAEFSQSIGVGTLSNFFLGTYHHPVEEERIFMFLDMKSSTTIAEKLGHVRYFQMLKEYFSDLSVAVIDYAGTIYQYAGDEMIISWKLKEGLKNSNGIECFFAMKRALEMQAEKYNSQFGLLPDFKAGLHCGMVTAGEIGSLKKEIIFTGDVLNTSARIQGLCNHYQADLLISEDLAQLLRLPAKYEMRSVGKNLLKGRVRTMEIFAVSME
- a CDS encoding Gfo/Idh/MocA family protein; the encoded protein is MLNRRNFLNYAATAVGTTALLSALDNPAYALFNKTIGANDQINIGVIGIKGMGWSDLKAALKVPGVNLIALCDSDANVLDERMAELKSMNVDAAKVKRYKDYRALLDNKDVDAVIIGTPDHWHALMMIHAVQAGKDVYVEKPVGNSIVECSTMVKAQEKYNKVVQAGQWQRSQQHFKDAVDFVKSGQLGNIRTVKVWCYQGWMKPAPVVPDTLPPAGVDYAMWLGPANKRAFNASRYHFNFRWFWDYAGGLMTDWGVHLLDYGLLGMNSPVPKTISALGGRFAYPDLYEETPDTLTTLYEFDKFNMVWDSAMGIDNGSYNRNHGIAYIGNNGTLILNREGWEVIEEKISGNKVSKPFVKSSDNGLDNHMVNFFSVVRSRKKAELNCAIQDAAHVATVAQMGNLAFRSGQKLSWDNAKHQFTDQQINDKYLLAQYHNGYSLPKV
- a CDS encoding aldo/keto reductase — translated: MKFKKLGNSGLVVSEFCLGTMTFGDHPVYKELGGLNQSDADQLMKHAIDAGINFIDTANVYSGGRSEEITGQAIKNLGVDRDSLVLATKARSAMGPGINDKGLSRKHLMQQIDASLRRLGTDYIDLYQMHSYDPLTPVEETLDVMDDLVRSGKVRYIGASNVPAWFLSQALSYSKYNRIEKFISLQAYYTIAGRDIEREIIPLLVNQNVGLMVWSPLAGGLLSGKYSRSGDNDSGRRKTVNFPLVNSERAFNILDILHVMAKEKNVSVAQLSLAWLLHQPAVTSIIIGAKKQEQLSDNLNAANVKFTTEELNTLDKISQLPAEYPGWILEYTKADRKL
- a CDS encoding TetR/AcrR family transcriptional regulator; its protein translation is MTDNISKKEKIIIAAIDLFVDRGFDKVATADISKSAGVATGTLFHHFSTKDDIIISSYVYAKRNFIAQTKTNETACDVREHLRRMWNNLIEWSLAHKNEFGFIQQFVNSAYYKKQIMQEDDTWLELLHWWKVAILNKQIKDVPVEFLIKMFSTLLYSTIDFLIHNPQEKEKYFQVSFALCWDMVRINTDETK
- the rhuM gene encoding RhuM family protein is translated as MKPKMAKRQLTINDGELDDKSTTELFSVVQQEGKRNLKFYNLDMPLSVGYLVSSKKGTQFRI